The Salvelinus namaycush isolate Seneca chromosome 37, SaNama_1.0, whole genome shotgun sequence sequence ttcctaaataaaataatgtactttttactccttacattttccctgacacccaaaagtactcattacattttgaatgcttaagaggacaggaaaattgtctaattctcgcacttatcaagagaacatccctggtcatctctactgcctctgatctggcagactcactaaacgcAAATCCctagctatccgtaaataaaaaatttaattatgttgtctggtttgcttaatataagaaatgtTTAATGTATAATGTATAATTTTACCTTTGATACCTTAAGTACATTTCAAACCAAatgcttttagacttttactcaagtagtattttactgggggactttcacttttactggAGCCATTTTCtttgaaggtatctttactttacaagtatgaaaattgggtactttttccatccCTGGCGTACACTACTCATATTTTACGATATGTGAGCACCATGTGATGGTGGCGTGTTCTTCCTGACGCTTCTTCCTCTAATGCTGTGAGATGTCAAAAAAGCTATGAGAGACTGTTTATGTAGACTAGGAGACAACTAGTTTCCTAGACAACACCCTCTCTGTTGTGCTGATGTGGAGTTCACAGGGACAGGGCAGGGCACACCACAGGTCACTGACTCCCATGGCTCACACATTGCCAACACAATGCTCACATTGTTTGGTTTATTGTGTGATACCTCTACACAAGGCCGAGGGATTTGGATCGACAACAACCACACAAATCTATGGGCCTCACTCATCATGTCATACTTCAACTACCTTAACAATTGTGAAATCTTTTTTTAAGGCTAAAACAATATGTTTTCAGAAGATATTTATTTACAACCAAACTCATTTGATATGTAGAGCTATGGATCTTATTTAAAGATTTCAGGTGCAATAGTATATCTTAAAACTTGTCAAATCCCCACTCTAATTTATGTACAATAAGGCTCCTTCGACAAAAACATGAACAAGGTTTCTTTGTCTTCTGTGTTGGTCCACAGACATTTCCACATCTGTGTCTGTGCCAGATGACAAATGGCTGTCTACGCTGGAGAGCACCCATTGGCTGGACTACACCAGGTGAGAGGTCCTGATTGGCTTCCCATCAAAGCAATAAATCATCTGTAATAAATGTGCTGGGCCTACATTGATTTGGTCGATTTGTTTATGTCTACCTAGCAATGATAGTGAATAGCCTGTAGCGCAATGTTGATGTAGTATGAATGTACCAGTATAGCACATTAGCCTATCCCTGGCTGAATATGTGGCTTTACTGTGTTACATTAGATGTAAGCAGATTTGGAATGCTCTAACATACTGTTACAGAACATACCTTTAGCATGAGGCTATAATAGGCCTACACACATGGATGTTGAATGTAGCTCTCATATATTCAACACGTGTGTGAGCCTGCTATTCCTACACAGTAGACCAAGACCTAGTGCATAGCATTTTTACAGGCTTACACACATGGATGTTGAAGCGTCTATGTGCTGAAACGAGCTAGAACTGTGATAGTAGCATAGCATTAGCCTGATTAGCATGCTGCTCTGCTCCCTCCCCAGGTGCTATCTGAGGAAAGCTGCTGAGGTGGCCTGCCTGCTCCGCGGAGGTCACCTGACCGTGGTGCTGCAAGGTGAGTCACATGACGAGGGCCAAGCAGCACCGAATATTCAATCCGTTCATTTATTATTCACGCTGCGTCCCTCATTAAAGCGGCGTTAGGGCTTACCCTGAAGGAGACTCCTATTGTAGAAGCACTACTCTACTTGGACACCAatacacagtggtggaaaaagtacccaattttccaacttgagtaaaagtaaagacaccttaaaaggaaatgactcaagtagaagtaaaagtcacccagtaaaatactacttgagtaaaagttgaaaagtatttggttttaaatgtacccccaaaaactacttaagtagtacttaaaattatttttacttaagtactttacaccacagcTAATACAGCAGGTGGTAGTTTATTGTGTCTGATGAGATTGTGTTATGATAGTGTACTATATTGTCATGATGACTGGCTCACTTAGTTGTGGAAGTTTACTGTAGTGTGTTGGAAGTTCAAAATGGGTGccagtctgtctgtttctgttttAGCCAGCTTGTGGTTGTCTTGCCACACAAGGCAAGGGTGTAGCGAACTAGCGATGTTGAACATAAATAGTCTGGCACCCAGGCTGGAGACCACGGCCTTGGAGAGATAAGTGTAATATTACGGTCTATTATGGGGAGAACAGTCTTATGGCAAAGCTACAGACGTTCTTGACTAAATACAACTATGTTCATACATTATTATTACATGACTCCATGTACTGACACATATAATTGGTCTGTGAGAGTCAGTCCTAGTCTGTTGATGCCTAAGGTAGCTACCACAGACTGAAATGTCAACAGAAATCTGTGTCAGATGAACAATGGCTGCTACTGCTCTGTGATTTTCCCTTCCCCCGTATGATTTGTGTTGCCTGGCCAGTTTCAAGTGGGCTTTTTGGAGAAGAGGGTTGTATATCACCCCCCTAAAACCACAGAGCTGACTGTGTCCTAAACACAAGTAAATGACTGGAGAAATGACCCAATGGCATTTTCAGACAGGCCCAGCCAACACTCCCTACAGCCTGTGGTTAGAAAAAACCTGCCAACCAGATGTGGGGATTCAGGAGAAGTTCTATTCAAGTCCACAGAGGGGGGCACTTTTTGTCAGAATGAAAGGGCTGATGTGAGACTGTGGCATTTGgattgtcatgttgtgttgttctTTTAATACAAGGCATTACCCTTCTCAAAtcttttattttgtgtgtgtttggggtagATGATAAACTCAAGGACACGTCTCTTATCCTCTGAGCCTTGAATATGCATACTGTTACTGTATTCAATTACAATTGATTATTGATGGTCTATTTCCTCCTGTTGTGTGCAGAGGCGGAGGACCGGGACATGACCTGTGTGGTGTCCAGTCTAGTCCAGGTGATGTGTGACCCCCACTGCAGGACCAGGGTGGGCTTCCAGGGTCTGGTGCAGAAGGAGTGGGTGATGGCTGGACACCGCTTCCTCAGCCGCATCAACTACCACAGGGACAGCGATAAGGAAGAGGTGAGAGGATAAGCTGCCACCTATCAGTAAACTCACCTGTCAGTGGTCATGGGGGGAAAAGGCAAGGAAAGGAAACTATTTGCATTAGGACACAGTGTTTAATGCCAGTCATATGTCTTTGGGGATCTTTCTCCCATCTTTCTTAATAACCCTGTGTTTTTCTCCCCACTAGGCGCCAGTGTTCCTGCTCTTCCTGGACTGTGTGTGGCAGCTGTGGGTCCAGTACCCGTGCCGCTTCCAGCTGACAGCGGACTTCCTGCTGGCCCTCCATGACAGCTTCCACCTGCCCCTCTTCAGCAGCTTCCTGGCCAACTGCCACAGGGAGAGGTGCAAACGTTCACAGGTAGGCCAATGTTCAGCAACACCACTGCTAATGCTGAAGCTGTAGTACTAGATAAGATGCACTGTAGGTATGCTACTGTAGGCTAACATGGAAAATGTTGGAAATACCTGTATCAAAGTTTGACAGTCGTAAATTCTGTAAACCATCTTAGAttaaagcggttgatttgcgaggCGAGTCCACGTCATTTTTAATCCCACACATGCATCAGCTCATATTGTCTTCAACGATAACTTTTGAATGAGCTCAGATTGAATCAGACGAATCACTGTTCTCTCACCTCTtcttcctccatcccttcctctctctcccagaaCCTATCCCAGAGTTACACTCCAGTGAACGGCTGGAGAGACCTGGTACCCAGGGGCTCCTTCCCGGACCCCTCAGACCCCCCTCTGCCCCCTGTGTGGGACTGGGCTCTGCAGTACAGCAGCCAGAGACGGGAACATTTCACCCAGCCAGTGCCGCCGCTCACCCTGCCACAGCCCCTACTCAATGGCAACCTCAACACCAACCCCGAGGCACACAGGGTAGGAGTGAGAGGATGATATTATGGGGGATACAGTCAGGCGCAAGGAGTGTGAAAAGCACTATATAAATGCAAATCGTGCATTTGATCATTCATGTTAGGGTACTTAGTTATTCAAATGCTATTTCAATGAGCTCCTGTCTTACAAAAGCCACcccgctcacacacacataaatacacttACTAAATATTAACGACCATGATGAGGGATGAACACAGGCCCACTGCACCTCCGTGTGGTAGGTCTCAGTATTGCAATATGCTTGAGGCACAAAAGGGATATTCAAACATATtaatctctcttctctccatccctctctcagcTGAGTGACAGCGCACCAGGCTCGGTGTTCCTGCTCTCCAGGGGCTCCTTCTCCTGCTCTGCTAACCTCCTGCCCTGGCGCAGCGGAGGGGGCTCAGGCGTCTACCGGAAGAGCCACCGGAGAGGGGGGTCCTCCTCAGAGAACCTGCCGGGCCTGGAGAGGCTTCTGAAGGCCTGGGCCCTCACAGAGCTCCCTCAGggccacaccaccaccacatccggTCTCCAGGGGCCCCTGGACTCATACGAGCCTCTGCTGCCCCTGCTCCTGGGGCCCTGCGTAGGTGTGTGGAGGGACTGCTACCTCCGCGGGGCTCTTCATGCTCAGGTATATAGGGAAGGATTATCATTCTCACTACTATACAGAGCCTAAAACACTGTTGCCATGGGGATGTTTATAATAGCCTACTCTACTGGTATGTGGGTGGGTGATCAAAATGAACTTTGAACTCGGTAACTGAAAAAGGATTTCAACTAGAGGTATTGCATAAAAAATGTAGTAAGAAGTTGAAATTCATATTTTTATTAAACTGAATAGTGCAACGTTGTACTGGACAAGCTTCTAATTTTTTCTGGTCACATCAGAAACTACAATTAGTTGCTCATGGATGGCTGTAGTCATGATGGTGTTATAAACTAACAGAAACCCTGGCCATGTTGTGTCCTCAGGCTTTCTCCCACCCCATCTCCCTGTCCACCCAGCACCCAGTGGAACAGCTAGCCTGGGAGGTCCAGCAGCTCAGAGACAAGCTGACGCTGGCCTCCAGCCCCACGAACACAGTCCCAGCAAAGACACAGGAGACCCGTCGGACAGACTCCAACCTCAACCAGAACACCAACAATAGCACCTTCCTCTTCCCAGCCTCCAGACCCCCTGGGCCGGTTGCCTCCAGAACCATGCCCCCTATCTCGAACCTCCAATCCAGGGTTCCTCCAGCTCGTTCTAGACCTGGCCACAGAGACAGCAGCAAGCACACATTCCTATTTGGCCACCCATCCTCTTCAGAATCCCGTCCAGACCAGCGTTACTTACCCGCGCCCAATAATAATGCCAAGCTGCCCAAGAGCAACGGTCCTTCACTGGGTTCCTGAGCTCTGGGTGTCCCCTGTCAGTTAGCACAAATGGTACAAACTGTTCCCCCTGGCTCTGAACTCTAGAATGAGATCACCTATACACACCCTCCAAGACTCTATTTCCTTCCCTGACACCTGATCTCTGGGTGGAACCAGATGTGATTTTCCTGTCAAGGCCTGTTTGAGTGGCTTTGAGGCAATAAAAAGACGAGGAGAGTCATGTACTGAGCAGGGATGAGAGTCTAAACTGCAGTAATAATGCATTGAGCAGTGCAAAGcacaaatagtatttgaaatgtTTCTGAAAGATTGTTTAACTTGTCTGTTTTACTGAATATGACACCCAAACTGAAGGTTCTGGTCTGCATTCCCTGAGAACGTATTGGTGTTTCTAAAAGCAGCAAGCTAATACCCAAA is a genomic window containing:
- the LOC120031551 gene encoding myotubularin-related protein 11-like; the protein is MLTGSKTTFKVRQMVPDIKERMLSHSGVNARGRDMFGLRCLPGECVLQRAVLVRKKLTAKEGGGWLSGTLFCTHFRVAFVPQDSPKPDDNADPVLLGDHDVALASIEKVVAVGPSRTKLVTASSSLKFTPEELVLYCRDLRVLCFLFDRLTPDTQAVEITYTIAKTYQPLKPGTVLSFQNAALGSVEMKQFLSNRRRDSHMNWFDSSSDWEQELERTGACGWRVSSVNDRFEMSTSLPKFNVVPQKVLDTELKKTFAHFNEGRIPRWCWRHPRGSDLLRMASFQNNIYHEKDDIRNLELILFGGQSLCVVVELGDEMPSPTDIQLAHTRLRALCLGDISTSVSVPDDKWLSTLESTHWLDYTRCYLRKAAEVACLLRGGHLTVVLQEAEDRDMTCVVSSLVQVMCDPHCRTRVGFQGLVQKEWVMAGHRFLSRINYHRDSDKEEAPVFLLFLDCVWQLWVQYPCRFQLTADFLLALHDSFHLPLFSSFLANCHRERCKRSQNLSQSYTPVNGWRDLVPRGSFPDPSDPPLPPVWDWALQYSSQRREHFTQPVPPLTLPQPLLNGNLNTNPEAHRLSDSAPGSVFLLSRGSFSCSANLLPWRSGGGSGVYRKSHRRGGSSSENLPGLERLLKAWALTELPQGHTTTTSGLQGPLDSYEPLLPLLLGPCVGVWRDCYLRGALHAQAFSHPISLSTQHPVEQLAWEVQQLRDKLTLASSPTNTVPAKTQETRRTDSNLNQNTNNSTFLFPASRPPGPVASRTMPPISNLQSRVPPARSRPGHRDSSKHTFLFGHPSSSESRPDQRYLPAPNNNAKLPKSNGPSLGS